One Brassica napus cultivar Da-Ae chromosome C4, Da-Ae, whole genome shotgun sequence genomic region harbors:
- the LOC106402797 gene encoding probable protein S-acyltransferase 14 — translation MHRSGTAMAWNVFKFCTALRGLGSIMILLVLGVVGVTYYAVVLTNYGPALSQGGFDSFTALTILLLFHFLLAMLLWSYFSVVLTDPGVVPPNWRPASDEERGESDPLNSLEFDNSNLRVRFCRKCNQPKPSRCHHCSVCGRCVLKMDHHCVWVVNCVGALNYKYFLLFLFYTFLETTLVTLVLMPHFIAFFSDEEIPGTPGTLATTFLSFVLNLAFALSVMGFLIMHISLVAGNTTTIEAYEKKTSGKWRYDLGRKKNFEQVFGMDKRYWFIPGYSEEDLRRMPELQGLEYPSKPDFDSQ, via the exons ATGCATAGATCTGGAACCGCAATGGCGTGGAACGTGTTCAAGTTCTGTACAGCCTTACGAGGCCTCGGATCAATCATGATCCTCTTAGTCCTCGGCGTTGTCGGTGTCACCTACTACGCCGTCGTTTTGACTAACTACGGACCAGCTCTCTCTCAAGGAGGGTTTGATTCCTTTACTGCTCTCACCATCCTTCTCCTCTTCCATTTCCTT CTGGCGATGCTTCTATGGAGCTACTTCTCAGTTGTGCTTACTGATCCTGGTGTTGTCCCTCCTAATTGGAGACCAGCTAGTGACGAAGAGAGAGGCGAATCTGATCCGTTGAACAGTCTTGAGTTTGATAATTCAAACCTGAGAGTTAGATTCTGTAGAAAGTGCAACCAACCTAAACCTTCCCGTTGCCATcactgttctgttt GTGGTAGGTGTGTGTTGAAGATGGATCACCATTGCGTTTGGGTTGTTAACTGCGTAGGAGCATTGAATTATAAGTACTTCCTTCTTTTcttg TTCTACACATTTTTAGAGACGACGCTTGTGACTTTGGTTCTTATGCCGCACTTCATAGCCTTCTTTAGTGATGAAGAGATACCTGGAACACCTGGAACTCTTGCTACTACTTTTCTTTCATTTG TTTTGAACTTGGCATTTGCTTTGAGTGTGATGGGTTTCTTAATCATGCACATTTCTTTGGTAGCTGGCAATACCACTACTATAGAG GCATATGAGAAGAAAACAAGTGGAAAATGGCGGTATGACCTCGGTAGAAAGAAAAACTTTGAACAG GTATTTGGAATGGATAAGAGGTACTGGTTCATTCCAGGATACTCAGAAGAAGACCTGAGGAGAATGCCGGAGCTTCAGGGACTTGAATACCCTTCTAAGCCAGACTTTGATTCCCAGTAA
- the LOC106406879 gene encoding proteasome subunit beta type-1: MTKQHANWSPYDNNGGTCVAIAGSDYCVIAADTRMSTGYSILTRDYSKIHKLADKAVLSSSGFQADVKALQKVLTSRHLVYQHQHNKHMSCPAMAQLLSNTLYFKRFFPYYAFNVLGGLDENGKGCVFTYDAVGSYEKVGYSAQGSGSTLIMPFLDNQLKSPSPLLLPAQDAITPLSEPEAVDLVKTVFASATERDIYTGDKLEIMILKADGIKTEVMDLRKD, encoded by the exons ATGACGAAGCAGCACGCGAACTGGTCTCCTTACGATAACAATGGAGG AACATGTGTGGCCATAGCTGGATCCGACTACTGCGTTATCGCCGCCGATACTCGGATGTCTACCGGTTACAGCATTCTCACTCGCGATTACTCCAAAATCCATAAACT AGCAGACAAAGCTGTGCTCTCTTCCTCTGGCTTTCAAGCTGATGTGAAAGCTCTGCAGAAAGTACTTACATCAAGGCACTTG GTTTATCAGCATCAGCATAACAAGCACATGAGCTGTCCTGCTATGGCCCAGCTTCTCTCCAACACGCTTTACTTCAAGCGGTTTTTTCCTTACTATGCGTTTAATGTTCTCGGAGGGCTTGACGAGAATGGTAAAGGGTGTGTCTTCACGTACGACGCTGTTGGTTCGTATGAGAAGGTTGGATACAGTGCTCAAGGTTCTGGATCGACTCTGATCATGCCGTTTCTTGACAATCAGCTCAAGAGCCCGAGTCCTCTTCTGCTTCCTGCCCAG GATGCTATCACTCCCCTTTCGGAACCTGAAGCAGTTGACTTGGTGAAGACTGTTTTCGCATCTGCCACTGAGAGAGATATCTACACT GGAGACAAGCTTGAGATCATGATTCTCAAGGCCGATGGCATCAAGACCGAAGTCATGGACTTAAGGAAAGACTAA